The Aedes albopictus strain Foshan chromosome 1, AalbF5, whole genome shotgun sequence genomic interval AAACAGCCTCAACAGCTTCTTCGGGAGTGGGTTCAGCCTCTTCTGGTGCGGTTTCTACCTTTTCTGCCGCTTCTTCTGAGACTTCTTCCTTAGCTACGGCTGGTTCCGAGGCCACTTCACCTTCTTCTGCGGATTCTTCTACAACGGCTTCCTCAACCACAGCAGCCTCCTCTGTGCTTTCTGGCACAACTTCTTCAGCAGGTTGTTCTTCCTCAGTAGATACAACCTCCTCAGCAGTAGCTtctgcagaaacttcttcagCTGGCTCAGCTGATTCTTCTACGGCTTCTTCTACTGCTTCGGCACTTACTTCTTCTGCTACTTCATCACTAGCTGTGGCTTGTTCTTCTTCAGCTTCAGGGCTTGCTTCATCCACGACTTCTGGACTTGCCTCGGGTTCTGCTTCCGCCGATGGTTTTTCCTCATCAACAGCTTCAGTTTCTTCAACTTCCTGTAATTAAATGTCGACTTGTTATGTAGAAACTAAACCTCTAATGGAATGGATCGGTAAGAGGCATTGTAAATCGATTTTGTATCCCAACCCCGCCAAAAACGATCGGTGAAAGGTTTTTCAGAGGTCCAGGTATGGTAACGTGGTCAAGGTTTTTAGTTGAGGCAATTGGGTTTCATTGTGTACCTCTTCCTCAGCACTAGCTGTAGGTTCGTCATCTTCATCGATAAGTTGTTCCGTTTCTTCGCTCAATGTTTCGGACTCATCCTCTTCATCCGCCGTTGTTcctacatcttcttcttcttcatcgtcTTCATCGTCCTTATCAGTGTCATTTTCATCGTCTTCACCCTCGCCGGTTTGATCGTCATCATCATCCTGCTCAAGTTCCTACGTAATTGTGCACAGTTTTCAACACAATCCAAGTTTTGAATTCATATTGAAAACTGTACCTGATCATCATCTTCATCTTCGTCCTGATCCTGATCTGTTTCTGTACTTGCCTCAGCATCCTCATCTCCTATCTCATTGTCTACATCTTCATCATCTACAtcgtcttcatcttcatcttcttccTGTTATTATGCGATTAAGAGCATGTGTTTCACAGTTGGTTTTATAATGCGTGTGAAAAACTATACCTGTTCTGCACTTAATGTTTGTGCCTCATCTTCTTCCTCGCCTTCTTCTTCATATTCTTCCTCATCCTCTTCCCCATTTTCATCATCTTTTTCACCTTCAGTACCTACTTCGTCGTCTACTTCCTCATCTGCATCTTCTTCGTCTTCCTATGCAACAATACATTAACAGTACAGTCCTTTAACAATTAACCAAAACGATCACCAGTGCGTGTTCgtattgattgttttttttttctaaacaacTGTACCTGTTCAGTGCTAATTGCTTGTTCCTCATCATCTTCCCCcgtctcatcatcatcattgtctACATCGTCGGCGTCCTCAGTCTCATTATCCTCATCTTCCTAATCAGCGAAACAAAGACTTTTACTTTACAAAAGTGATCCGCTAACTTTCTTAATTAAGTTGTCAGATCACGATTGATAAACTATACCTGTCCATCGTCATCATTCTCTTCAGCGTCTTCATCTTCCTCTCCATCTTCATCTTCACCGTTTTCTTCTTCCTCCTCCTACATAATAAACATTTTCTAAAATGTTCCAATCTTGTTCATCGGTTTACCATACACACGAATTATGCTGGTAAACGTTTCATAATTTTTACCTCTTCAGCGCTCACCGTCTGTTCTTCGTCTTCTTCGTCCTCAGCATCGTCCTCAGTCTTGTCTTCGTCATCCTCTTCCTGTAAACATAACCACAAGAAGTTGTCACACGGTGTCCACTTCGTATTGGTATTCAAACCTATCGTTTCTCGAGCAATAATGAAATTCTGCTCAGATTTGTCATTACGCTCGACAGCCTACCTCATCGCCTTCTCCATCTTCTTCATCCTCCTGTTCAGCAGCCTCTTCACTTACTGTTTCAGCTTCTTCATCTTCCTGGTCATCAGCGGTCTCCTCATCTTCCTCGGCGTCATCTTCGGCATCGTCTCCGGTCTGCTCTTCGCTAGCTGCTTCTACGTCCGTTTCGTCCGCTTCCTGGGGTCAACAGTTTCGTCAATCAAATGATGAGAATGTATTAAGCTCTAACTTGACCGTAAAAGTCAAGAAGCACAACACAGTTTCAACGTCATGTTAATTTTTGAAACATAAATTTAGTCTGGTGATTTCAATGTCAGTAGCACGTAAAACGATTTTGGCGGGGTATGGGTATATTGGAGATTACAAGTGATAGTATTTATGAGAGATAGAAGTGGAGAAAGAACATTGCGATTGTTGATTCAAAATCCAGTGTACCGATATTTCAACCTGAAAAAGCAACTGAGAATTTGTGTCATGATGTAGAAGGTGGAACGGAGACAAATGGTGAGAGTGCAATAGAAACGAGAAATATTAGGGAACTAAGCAAGGTCTTAGGGCTCTCCACGACCAATGGTACAACCGGTTCGTACTCTCGATGTTGTCGATCATAGGTTACCTCAGCCTCTGCACTTGCTGCTTCATCCTCATCGGCTTCTTCGGCGGCTTCGTCCTCTTCTGCTTCCTCAACGGCTTCGTCCTCTTCTTCCTCTTCGTCGTCTTCGGCTGCCTGTTCTTGATTGTCGGTTACAGCTTCATCGTCTTGTGTGTCTTCTTCCGCTTCCtcctcgtcttcttcttcttcctcttccgctgcTGCTTCTTCAGAAGCAGGCACTTCATCTTCTTCGGCATTTTCCTCGCTACCTTCGGTGGGTTGCTCGGTGGAATTGTCGAATAATGCTTCCTGCACCTCTTCCGATGGTGTCAGCTCTTCGGGTTCTGGAACATCTTGTTCAATACTGGTCTCCTCGGCGGCAGTGTTGTCTTCCTCTTCTTGGCTAGTGACGTCTATGGGTGACTCGGTACTGGGCTCTTCGGTGGCTGTTTCCTCTTTACTCGTCGTTTCTGTTAGTATATTATATGGTGTTAATATCATTAAACAGTCAACTAGCATATTCTACTATACCTCCTGCCTTCAGTTCGTGTAACGCCTTTTCGATATATGGTCGGCATTCATACTCTGTTGGTGCTTCTGCTTTAACTTGGAGGTCTGATTGGAAATAAATTCGAAAGCAAGAATTAGCGGAAATATTGACACGATCAACGCTGGTAGGTGAAATCAGTGGATGCGAAATTTGCTATTGCATCGACGACCGGATGGTTTATTTTTAGTAGTCAATGATTGTTGTAGCTTCGCGTGTAATGGCTTTCTGCCAGAACGTAAACGGCTCCTTGCTGGGAATGATTGTCGATCGTAAATTGTGTGGGACATAATCAATCTGGTGGGTACAACACCAAACAACACAGTATACGTAGTGGCATGAGACCACAAGAATAAATGCGTTTGCTAAGACCcaactagggtgacaatgggtattatcggcaggtttgttctcttcgtcatgggaggtttttgtcagccaaattgcctgaaacttggccatataattcagcttagttgggaaggatttgagaccaactctgagttcaataggcttCAAAAAACCtctaaagacgaagagaacaaaacggccgagaataggtaatttcccctatataacACATCATGTGCTCATAATAAATTCTGTATCGAGTTTGAAGTTTACCTACTAAGGCCAAAGAtagttttaaattaaattttctcCCATACagctaaaataatattttaatgtAATTGTAATGCTGGATGAAATCTAAAGATTATTTTTAGTTATATGATTAGTTATGTTTATTTTATGACatggaactttttcaaaatatcaATTTTGAACACTTTTAAGGAGAAAGAGTTACAAAAACCCTTTTCCAAGAACATGATCATACGATCATACTTTCCCAACACAACCTCCTTTATCGAGCGCAGAGCGATTTGGAGGGAAAGAACGCATAGAACCCGGCAGAATGTTGAAGGATACAAATATAAGCGATAACAGCAGATCCTCATCTTTCGGGAAAATAAAACGACACCAGGAAGAAGCAGACTGTGAGCTAATGGATCTACTGTGCGTCGTTCTCAAGAAATGTAcaagaagttctatcagaaatacAACGCATCCCTCAATGGCTTTGtggcgcgagccgaaatgtgcaaggGGAAAGAAAGACCAAAGTCTACGTCCTACACAAATTTTACATTAACACATTGTACATTAACTAAGGGGGGACGAGAGGGGCGAGGCTGAGATGACCAGCATTTGGTCTACTGCACCCTACTgggattgttttgattttttttttaatttttttgtatttgtgaattttaacttaatgctaattcttcacacattgtTTTGATGATTTTGTTACAGGAATCTATATGTTGAGGTTTATGCGATAGGCTGCCTGCtggaaaaccttcaggaatttgtgGAGAGATTGTTCCAGACATTCTTGCTgcgattcatcctgaaatttctactgggtttcttccagaaattattactgatatacttccaggaatttttccggggattcttccatggatgtTTATAAGAATCACTAAAGACATGACCACtgtttttcttggaattattttGCTTCTCCATCAGATTTTTTGTTgatattcctgcaagatttttctcaggaatttctataTGAACTCATCTAGGGATGTAGcataatttccttcagaaattataccgGGGATTCATCAAGAGAACTCTTTGAGGGATATCTCAAGAGTTtccttaaaaagaaaaaaaaatgtggggaTGTCATCagttattcctctagaaatcaatCAAACAGTTTATCCcaggagatttctctagaaattctctatAAATTTCCCTAGGTCTTCTACGAATGTCTCGAAGGTTTCTCTTGaggttcatccaggattttctcgtgGTATTCCAACAagaatagggtagcgaaccacttgggcagcggccggtattttgggcactctacCCTATAAGTCAGTCAATtcaaaaccaattgatttgacatcttgtacacggctagatactatacgtatctcatcgcgttccaaaaattgtgtcaattggttcagaattggctgagttatagcagaaaagtgcccaaaataggaccccttccGAGATAGTTCCTTTTCCCTATCTTTTGCTATTGCTTAAACATTTTTTCTGATTTcatcgagaattcctgcagaaattctcctggaatttcttgctgggaattctcctggaattcaagcTATAATTTCTGAAGCCGTTTTGgctgggatacctccagtaaaTGTTCCAGATAGtttccagaacttttttttcaggaattcctacgtggatttctccaagaatttcatcaggaattccaacaaagattgcttcagagatttcaattgaaatttctccaatgaagaatcattggaattattccagaaatttttcatggtattcctttagggatgttccaaggatttcttaggaGATCACAATAGGGTCTTCTTCAACAATTATTGAAGggttttttttccgggattctctTAGAGCATAGGCtaccaaactttcaggtgcgcgacccccttttgccaaccGACGAACTTTTCGCGGTTCACCATAGAAACTCCCTCATATGTTGTATATTATAGTAAAACATTTGACTgtctctcgcgaccccctggatgaaggccggccaCCCCCCAAGAGGgaggggggtcgcgacccacagtttgggaaactatgtctTAGAGGTTTCTACATAAATTACTCACGggactctttcaggagttcctgtagaatttcGTTCTGTACTCCCTCAGGAAacttcttcacgaattctttcagggattgctccagaaacttcAACTGGAATTTCATCAaacatttctccagtgattcctcttggGGTTTTTAGAGGTTTCTCTGGGGATCTAAATAAGCTGTAACTCATTTAGATCAGTTTTAGATTTTACAGAAGCGCCCTaggaaaaaaacatttttctgtGAAGTAGTGTATTCTGCCATTTGTGGCATTTCTTCCGAAAACACATTTACGCATATTCAAAAATGTTCACAAATGACCACTGAATTAAATTCTAACCATCGCGCAGTAATGATGACATTGTCGTGTGTTTGTCCCAGCTTGAACAGATTAGGATTAGGattttgtgtggcttcgtggtcgtgcggctaaggtaaccaagcctttagtcgcatcgtgctaaggagtgcgggttcgattcccgccgcagctgtcaggaaaagttttcggctgtgccactgggcgttgcatgctagtccgttgtctagtgtcgtgcttccttcaaagagcaaatagctcactggaagcaataaacgtgtctgtgtctttaggatacccaagtaacaattccattgctgattagttttgattgatttttattaaggttttattactacaataattaaaactcacagttttatgactgcttttatgaaaaccatttataaaatgttttatagtatacttgaagatatccataaaggcagatttcaagagtaaacaaaactttccgatatgtgaACCTTCtcgcaatcattattaccacaataaaactgttaaaactctcaacagatggcgatccgttcgattagtaacgacatctgttggtggaaaaacagaaactacgacactgctaggtttattgcggtcagcataaaagtaaacttgctttcgttttattttcactgattatggtcgtcgctatattgaagaattagcttacttTTATGGAAATaggtaattttgcttaaattagcaatgaattgatagtttgccatcattttcataacatgctcacataaataaactctctctgctgagttttcttgtgattcgagatagttttactaaattcacaaattgatttgtttcattccaagatgataataaagcctgtatccgcaataatcgggacacagaagtatggcagtaactctgtactgaatcaataaaaaatgatccaaaattaactgagaactcttcgatgtatgtttattatttgtgcaaaatttcattaaaatcgacgCATTACTTTTAGCTGTAGatgacaaacaaacagacgtggtttttaagattttgtacaatcatcaccaattttcattcgcatactagatggttcttttccgctacaattcaaagttctgtaaggataattatgaaatttcgtgagcagttatgatacttatagagacactttcttgcaaaatttcatcaacttttatcaattggattgaaagacactggtgttgataggggatagtgttagtgaaaatgtttcatgtttttcatgtgcgatgtttgcccattcataacttttgaatgtctctgccaattttcatgaaattttcacagaaggtagttgattatgtgtatattattcctgcaaaatttggtgattattggtgtagtactttcaacaatacaatcgaaacaataaggggtgctcactaattgttgtctgaggggcaaaaatcacggttagccccaatatatgtttcagctataaaattgttgatagtgcatcgatttttttgaaattttgcctatacaagggatgtatattgagaggtttgtgttcaaaatttcagccatttctttttttaaatccaaaagttacagcgctgacaagctaaaccaggggctgtacaaaattcaattgctcgcgttctactatttcattgctacaacaaaaggtacttcaccgattcaattgaaattttgcaggtaaaataaatacatcttgagatattatcaggcaaaatttgagcaattttaatgtatatattgcagagttgcagccatatttctgtgtcccgattattgcggatacaggctttattcactatttccgaagcgcattaattttatgattcgacatcctcaatattcacggtaaattcgaatgcgcataatgGTAGGCACAATaattactaaaatattactttgaaatgatcgctttctacttacgaatgatgtatcctcctgaacttaacgtgccatcgaagaagcttctctgcatattgagctgtcatagtttttgttgaaaaaaaaacaacaacaatcgagtgGTTTTacaacgggtttattgctactcttaatgcggtttgcaaaacctctccgagagtggtccacttagccggaagatgctcttaaagaggttatcaagaggttttaatgtatgatttagttttattgcaagttttataaaattggtcatgaagatctcttgtagagccgaacaaaacttaaaatgttacttgggtaaagaTAGTGCACTACGAGTTTAGAGATAGTAAAGTCTTGCATTCTGATTTTCGAGAGCTAATTTCGAGTCGGTAAATACAGAAATGCTGATGAAGATCTTCCATCAatcagtttcgattttgggttagtaatacaTAATcgtttattcacgagttgaaaaatacGCAAGAAACTCGGCTTCTGTTTTGTCATCAACAACATTTTTCGAGATTATGTCATTATCAGTTACCAATTGGGATAAAGCGTAATCGCCGCGCCTTTTTTGTTGCTtgatttgtgcctcttttgttcgACAATTCTCTTCGCTGCAAATGGCACAGTGGGCCACTTGACTAATAATGTCGAAAAAGTGGGTTTTAATCAATTTTgaagcaaaaaaataaaaaaaatgttttaccatTAGGTTTGCAAAAGTTCACAATAGAATGGTTCTTCCATAGCATAAATATACGTTATTAGCGTGGTTGAAAATatcatttttgctccacaccgcttattcaattcataaccagattctatgccttctcccaaaatttgagcttatttggttgaaaattgagactgcacaagcccttcaaaatttgtatgggaattactaggGAAACACAATgaaagatctaaaaactggtcgcagtgacttatatagcaccatagcatttccccatatagcaccatagcatttccccaaatACTCCTGGGCTATTCTATCAGCTATAACTTCACCAAAGACCGCATTTAAATCGGATGCCTCATTTTTTTACAATGAGCAccccaatggcgacgttgcaagtaccgaaggtggcgtggaaacggatctaggagtatgtgcacaggacgaaagacttccggcccctgacctccaagagattgaggaggaggttggccggttgaaaaacaacaaagccgctggagcagatcaactaccaagcgagcttctaaaatatggtggagaagcactggtgagagcactacactgggtcattaccaagatttgggaggaagaagtattaccggaggaatggatggaaggtattgtgtgtcccatatacaaaaagggcgacaagttggattgcgggaactaccgcgcgatcactctACTGAGCGCTacgtacaagatactctctcaaattttatgccgccgtctatcaccgattgcaagagagttcgtggggaaatatcaggctggatttatgggcgaacgcgctacaacggaccagatgttcgccatccgccaggtgttgtagaaatgccgcgaatacaacgtgcccacacatcacttgttcatcgatttcaaatcggcgtatgatacaatcgatcgagaacagctatggcagattatgcacgaatacggattcccggataaactgatacgattgatcaaggcgacgatggatcgagtgatgtgcgtagttcgagtatcagggacactctcgagtcccttcgagggttacggcaaggtgatggtctttcgtgtttgctgttcaacattgcttttagagggtgtaattaggagagcggggataaacacgagtggaacgattttcacgaagtccgttgagctgcttggtttcgctgatgatattgatattattgctcgtaaatttgagacgatggcgggaacgtacatccgactaaagagtgaagccaagcgaatcggattagtcattaatgtgtcgaagacaaagtacatgatggcaaagggctccgcccgccaccccgaatttatatcgacggtgatgaaatcgaggcggttgaagaattcgtgtacttgggctgactggtgaccgccgacaacgacaccagcagagaaatgcagagacgcattgtggaaattcaggaaattcagcttactttggactccgcagaactctacgatcgaataaagttcgcttaAGATACAAGCAGATGATTACTCTTTTGTTCATATAGTAGAGTCAAATATTTAACCGTATTCTTGCACGTGTGTTTGCGTGTTGGTCGTAAGTAATGAAGAAGTAACAACAAGTAACAAAATCTCAGCCACATTTTAATTGAAAACAAACCTGCCAAAACGAGTACATATGACCTGAACAAAAGAATAAGTGCATTTCTTCGGGTCTCATTTAACAGCTCGTTTCTAAAATTAACAAACCGATTGTCGTACGTAACTTGTGTTTTTCGTGGGTATGTCTTTGCTCCTTTGCAGCAACCAAACAGCTTGCTTTCGTTCCTTTCGCCGCACCTTCGCAATAATTTGTATTCGAAAACAGTCATCAACAAGTACAGAGAAGATGCAATCTCAAGTATTTTAGGCGCATTTCTTGAATGCGACGCCACTTAAAAATACAAATTGTTGGCAAAAAATAGGCACTGTCAATCTAAGTTCTAAAATTGTTTGTAGTATAGTTCTGATGCTTGCGCTATATTGCCTAACCAGCTTGACAATAGGCACGTGACCTATGCTTTAGAATCGAGTATGATATAACTGCATCCATTCCACCTTACGTGGGTGGTGGCGACCGTGGCGACGGCGTCACATTGGTGCAGCAGACGCACGTCACTGATCTCACATCAAGATCGTCTTTCCAAAATGTGTGTTATAGGTATTTATACCGCTCGAGCTTAATCCACAAAATTAACGCTTACGTAGAACACGGTCTTGACATGGATTCAATTCAACCGGAGGTGGATGAGGATGAGCAGTTGCCGCGACCAGCAGCGCAGACAAGCTCCTGCCCTGGCGTCGCGGCGATCGAGAATGTGACATGGTGTCTAACTTTTCGGGTCTATTTTCGCTCGCAGCCCGTTTGGCGTGGAAATTGATGATCTACCTCTATTTCAATGTCGCCAAAGAACGAGCGGTTCCGTCTTCGCCGCGTTATGTTTTTCGGCGATTTGGCTTCATGAAGAGATATACATTATTTTTGTTATATCTATTTCCTATAACCTAGTAAGATCTGGTTTTTAACTAGTTAAATGGCCAATATGATTACACAGGAAGGTCATCGAGAGCACCTGTAACagtaggaaattaaaaaaaaataatgtactTGGGCACCGCAATTTTTTCTGGAGCCTTTTATCACTGTCTCACtgtctcatcgtaatcgacgagatcttgGTAAGTGCGATTGATGGATCGtgaaatcgtgggttgctgtggcagcccaataCCATGGATCATCTGAATaacttggtcggggttctgctaaaccggaCCAAAgaccatattttgaaaaaaaaaaatgagttttcttaaccattggatgaagaaaatgGTGATCTTCATGTCATGTAAAAaaccagtaattctgacagctcttcgtggaataAATTcacaatttctgtttggcagaacaaacaaaaaataaaattgcatccaaccagagtgaactgtaaaccagaTGATGAAcgtttcaagttctcctcatcacCATCAGATTTCtcacttctaaccgactcatagtaacaatctgtaagAGAATCCAACACGTTATTTttaaatacgggtgttggaggatctaattatgtttcgatgcgctgatcgccatttttccaaatcacattcagccagacagaaccaaatccactgcatgttacaataaacttattctcaacaatacaaaagtcaattggcacggtaaaggctgggtatgctgcgcaattcagatcccattgtgatccactagcctctgccaagcaattcctatccctacctcctcatggtaccggccggaaactacgagcaacctttgggaagatcgggtaaccaaacccggtgggaactttagtcgtaggctgacagggaaggaggggtttgcttcggcaaacctgagcgtctgttctccaggaggagcggcacccaacagcgtctgatccccatgtcagGGGTGGCTGATCAACGCCCGAGTACCAGGGaaagactctaagctcaactgtgcactatggtcctccggaaagtagggggttggtgtcaggccccacgagccagccgtaaaaaaatattgtaacggaaaatcagcaacagaaaattacgaaccgagaccaacggcaacgaccccagcgaacaaaaatgacttgcgattggaaactcggtacgtggaactgacgatctctcaacttcattgggagcacccgcatattcgccgaactactgaaggaccgcgggttcggcatcgtagcgctgcaggaggtgtgttggacagaatatatggtgcaaacgtttagaggtaagcaccgttcggcgccagttgtgttttacgtcggcgggtctaggagctaagccttaaattccgacgcccaggGAGACGAGACAACCACCACACctgggaccctacatatcgaacccatcaacacatgggccgggctttacttcctatccgagggaagacgtgatcacggattctatgtctcagaaaatcccgtCGGCGTCGACGGgcattgaaccccgaccgactggggtgagaggcaattACGTTTACccctacaccaccgacgccgacgcccacactccggaagcactgatgatgacaagaaagcttttttacgcgcagctcgaacgcgagtacgatcgctgatttaaacgctcagataggccaggaggaggaattcagaccgacgattggttcagcgcacaccagcagacgaacgaaaacggcctacgacttattgatttagccgcctccaaaaatatggccatacgtagcacctttttccaacacagcctcccttatcgttacacctggagatcactacagcagacggaatctcaaatcgaccacgttctgattgacggacggcacttatccgatattatcgacgtccgATAAGATAAAatatcagtatttttatttttgtcaagactggaaagccat includes:
- the LOC109622975 gene encoding uncharacterized protein LOC109622975 isoform X1; translation: MARLSVWVLLGLALFTLSVHDLQVKAEAPTEYECRPYIEKALHELKAGETTSKEETATEEPSTESPIDVTSQEEEDNTAAEETSIEQDVPEPEELTPSEEVQEALFDNSTEQPTEGSEENAEEDEVPASEEAAAEEEEEEDEEEAEEDTQDDEAVTDNQEQAAEDDEEEEEDEAVEEAEEDEAAEEADEDEAASAEAEEADETDVEAASEEQTGDDAEDDAEEDEETADDQEDEEAETVSEEAAEQEDEEDGEGDEEEDDEDKTEDDAEDEEDEEQTVSAEEEEEEENGEDEDGEEDEDAEENDDDGQEDEDNETEDADDVDNDDDETGEDDEEQAISTEQEDEEDADEEVDDEVGTEGEKDDENGEEDEEEYEEEGEEEDEAQTLSAEQEEDEDEDDVDDEDVDNEIGDEDAEASTETDQDQDEDEDDDQELEQDDDDDQTGEGEDDENDTDKDDEDDEEEEDVGTTADEEDESETLSEETEQLIDEDDEPTASAEEEEVEETEAVDEEKPSAEAEPEASPEVVDEASPEAEEEQATASDEVAEEVSAEAVEEAVEESAEPAEEVSAEATAEEVVSTEEEQPAEEVVPESTEEAAVVEEAVVEESAEEGEVASEPAVAKEEVSEEAAEKVETAPEEAEPTPEEAVEAVSEESSKESEPLPEEDLLLEYEIPSNLRDTSHIYELLHINDQSAEKEQALQKVADVILRDLKKIYDTAIKPLETLYKYRDLSNRHFGDPEIFSKPLILFMGPWSGGKSTILNYLTHNEYTPNSVRTGAEPSPAYFNILMHGDEPEVLDGTQLAADWTFSGLQKFGQGLLDRLRGHKLPNKLLERVNIVEIPGILEVRKQVSQYFPFNDACQWFIDRADIIFLVYDPSKLDVGPETEAILDQLKGREYQTRILLNKADQVKPEELLRVQGALIWNISPLMSSAQPPVMYTVSLWSNPYESGAPVRLLQAQERSLLLDLGQAIDKRIENKIASARRFAVRVRNHAKMVDCYLTTYYNHKTLFANKKHISEQIIGNPQQYHIYEGLSTLTNISRYDLPDPDVYRDFFHLNPLYEFQKLSETCTYFRGCPINKLDIAIAYDLPELVGKYKKMAEAALDKLQIPKATTDFGRGKSSS